From a single Ferrimicrobium sp. genomic region:
- a CDS encoding helix-turn-helix transcriptional regulator, protein MEDARTQLALAINQAFEKSTARVQDVAELLHVDTSSISRWRRGTQRCPASRVHDLAKALGMSGDAVERLYSLALEAEKESQSEQRSFRQVTLKQELGDVMIELRHLEQKVSTLHWDIGFLNQNITGLKSQLANFEETFMELKAKLANSHDREENQ, encoded by the coding sequence ATGGAAGATGCACGAACCCAACTGGCCTTAGCAATCAATCAAGCTTTCGAGAAGTCAACCGCAAGAGTCCAGGATGTCGCCGAGCTCCTTCATGTCGACACGTCTAGCATTAGTCGATGGCGGCGTGGTACTCAGCGTTGCCCGGCATCCCGAGTCCATGATCTTGCCAAAGCCCTTGGCATGTCTGGGGACGCCGTAGAGCGTCTGTATTCTCTCGCCCTGGAGGCCGAGAAAGAGAGTCAGAGTGAACAGCGCTCATTTCGCCAAGTTACCCTCAAGCAGGAGCTTGGCGACGTGATGATCGAACTCCGACACCTTGAGCAGAAGGTCTCTACTCTTCATTGGGATATCGGATTTCTGAACCAGAACATCACCGGACTCAAATCACAGCTTGCTAACTTCGAAGAGACTTTCATGGAGTTGAAGGCGAAACTCGCGAATTCCCATGACCGAGAGGAAAACCAATGA
- a CDS encoding helix-turn-helix domain-containing protein — protein sequence MERTLRSSEPQLKGESLVGFSGPDTFPPILDSKLAAKLLHCTVNEVQKLAREGIIPANRAPNGRWKFSRDALIAWCVGR from the coding sequence ATGGAGCGGACCCTAAGGTCGTCGGAACCTCAACTGAAGGGTGAGTCGCTGGTAGGATTCTCAGGTCCTGACACCTTTCCGCCGATCTTGGACTCAAAGTTGGCGGCCAAGCTCCTGCACTGCACGGTGAATGAGGTGCAAAAATTGGCGCGAGAGGGAATCATTCCGGCAAATCGTGCGCCGAATGGGAGATGGAAGTTCTCCCGAGATGCGCTCATCGCCTGGTGCGTGGGACGATAG
- a CDS encoding DUF6788 family protein, whose protein sequence is MTTSKGLRVDRAARAKQSQIAKELCEIGLALPGSVEMRRTRCGKQNCRCKAEPAQLHGPYIVWTHKVEAKTVTRVLTPEQLEDYRPLFDNARRLRELVVALQNLTLQVLEADDRWKTR, encoded by the coding sequence ATGACGACAAGTAAAGGCCTACGAGTCGATCGAGCGGCACGGGCGAAGCAGTCTCAGATTGCCAAGGAACTCTGTGAGATTGGCTTGGCGCTGCCCGGCTCGGTCGAGATGCGAAGGACGCGATGCGGTAAACAGAACTGTCGCTGTAAGGCTGAGCCTGCCCAACTGCACGGTCCCTACATCGTCTGGACCCACAAGGTCGAGGCAAAGACTGTGACCCGAGTGCTCACCCCTGAGCAGTTAGAGGACTACCGACCACTTTTTGACAATGCAAGACGACTAAGAGAACTCGTTGTCGCGTTACAGAATCTGACGCTACAGGTGCTCGAGGCAGATGACCGCTGGAAAACTCGCTGA